In Gimesia benthica, a single window of DNA contains:
- a CDS encoding Uma2 family endonuclease: MSDTAIYTAEQFMDARIELPDSGRWTELDQGQIINLDAPDIEHGTIVLNISKVLSRYLHERREGSATFELGLVVKRDPDTVRFPAVSIYNSGGQFDETDKAMTERRPDAIIEIASTNPRRSGMKAHVDDYVNWGVPLIWVIDPPEKEVLEYRTASGSEVIDINGKITGGDSLPNFAMSVRDLFAEPDWW, from the coding sequence ATGTCCGATACGGCGATTTATACCGCTGAGCAATTTATGGATGCCCGAATCGAGCTCCCCGATTCCGGACGCTGGACCGAACTGGACCAGGGGCAGATCATTAATCTGGATGCTCCTGATATCGAGCACGGTACGATTGTGCTCAATATCTCGAAGGTACTCTCCCGCTACCTGCATGAGCGGCGGGAAGGGTCCGCGACTTTCGAACTGGGACTGGTCGTCAAACGCGATCCTGATACGGTGCGGTTTCCTGCGGTGAGCATCTATAACAGTGGTGGTCAATTTGATGAGACAGACAAGGCGATGACGGAGCGTCGACCGGATGCCATCATAGAAATTGCCTCGACCAACCCGCGCCGCTCGGGGATGAAAGCGCATGTTGATGACTATGTCAACTGGGGGGTGCCGCTGATCTGGGTCATCGATCCCCCGGAAAAGGAAGTGCTGGAATATCGAACTGCGAGCGGCAGCGAAGTGATTGACATCAATGGCAAAATCACGGGGGGAGACTCTTTACCGAACTTCGCGATGAGTGTGCGAGACTTGTTTGCCGAACCGGATTGGTGGTAA
- a CDS encoding GNAT family N-acetyltransferase: MKIRPYQPTDLDILKAITVEAFQGVSIDQGIEQKYGLIQGHDWKWRKAGHVAADADREPTGIFVAELDDKIVGYISTWHDPEAGIGYIPNMAFVPECRGQGMGRKLLEYALAHFRELGLSLAKIETLEQNAVGNHLYTSLGFQEVARQIHFVAPLNSSDSQSSA; encoded by the coding sequence ATGAAAATCCGTCCCTATCAGCCCACCGATCTGGACATACTGAAAGCAATCACCGTCGAAGCCTTTCAGGGAGTCTCCATTGATCAGGGAATCGAACAGAAATACGGTTTGATTCAGGGACACGACTGGAAATGGCGCAAAGCCGGACACGTGGCAGCGGACGCCGATCGGGAACCCACAGGAATTTTTGTCGCCGAACTGGATGACAAAATCGTTGGCTACATTTCCACCTGGCATGATCCGGAAGCAGGCATCGGCTACATTCCCAACATGGCGTTTGTCCCGGAGTGCCGCGGACAGGGCATGGGACGCAAGCTCCTCGAATACGCCCTGGCACACTTTCGAGAGCTGGGTCTCTCCCTCGCAAAAATTGAAACACTGGAACAGAACGCCGTAGGCAATCATCTCTATACTTCACTCGGTTTTCAGGAGGTCGCCAGGCAGATTCACTTTGTGGCTCCGCTTAATTCCTCCGATTCCCAGTCATCAGCCTGA
- the rfbD gene encoding dTDP-4-dehydrorhamnose reductase, with product MKITVIGSQGQLGQDLTARLAGEGHEVSGLTHQQISIENASSIADALTQTAPELVINTAAYNKVDLAESEPEVAYAVNALGPRNLALYCQQHQIALMQISSDYVFGLDLSREQGYREQDAPGPVSAYGLSKLAGEYFVRALCPQHYVIRTCGLYGKAGKTGNGNFVETMLRLGQERDSLSIINDQYCTPTSTRDLSEALARLIATEQYGLYHVTNRGQTTWYELARTLFEIAGIEVETQPITTEQYNAAADRPRFSVLDCSHLEQVTRFEIPDWQTALENYIRS from the coding sequence ATGAAAATTACAGTCATTGGTTCACAGGGACAGCTGGGACAGGACCTCACTGCCCGTCTGGCGGGAGAAGGTCACGAGGTCTCCGGTTTGACTCATCAGCAGATTTCGATTGAAAATGCATCCAGTATCGCTGATGCCCTTACGCAGACGGCGCCCGAACTGGTGATCAACACCGCCGCCTATAACAAAGTGGATCTCGCGGAATCGGAACCGGAAGTCGCTTATGCAGTGAATGCACTCGGTCCCCGGAACCTGGCCCTCTACTGTCAGCAGCACCAGATCGCCCTGATGCAGATCAGTTCCGATTATGTCTTCGGGCTGGATCTGTCACGGGAGCAGGGTTACCGGGAACAGGATGCCCCCGGCCCCGTCAGTGCCTATGGTCTGAGTAAACTGGCAGGAGAGTATTTTGTCCGTGCACTCTGTCCTCAGCATTATGTCATTCGTACCTGTGGTCTGTATGGAAAAGCTGGCAAAACTGGAAATGGCAACTTTGTCGAAACCATGCTCAGGCTGGGACAGGAACGCGATTCCCTTTCGATCATTAACGATCAGTACTGCACACCCACCAGCACGCGCGATCTGTCCGAAGCACTCGCCAGACTGATCGCGACTGAGCAGTACGGCTTATACCACGTGACCAACCGCGGACAGACGACCTGGTATGAACTGGCACGGACCCTGTTCGAGATCGCCGGGATCGAAGTCGAAACGCAGCCCATCACCACCGAACAATATAACGCCGCAGCCGACCGCCCCCGATTTAGTGTCCTCGACTGCTCCCACCTCGAGCAGGTGACCCGGTTCGAGATTCCGGACTGGCAGACTGCGCTGGAGAATTACATTCGGTCTTAA
- a CDS encoding BatD family protein, protein MRVSLFLMLLLMNSLTRTLVAAEVEPASIQIKEQTWWVGQQVPFTVQLRAPGSFSGAAVFSLPEIPRVVIIKTGSPVVSSEEIEGKTWFVQTHDFALFSQQSGTVTIPESTVRFSHKDGFTGPVHDQSAQVPAAQVKIERPPGNSAQDFLVTTGSFKLKERWDPQPGSAAQGAVFQRTISQEADQVTGMALAPPPEAVPAGVRLYLGQPTVSDKTERGAFIGTRVDTLTYQLQEAGTWTLPAIRYQWWDPEKKAFGSQTLPAVTFEVQGTAVPVTDVPAEASPKSIYIRLAVLGTCLVVMYWQRRRIRNGLRWIGQHWNSPERVAARKLLAGCRANDPHATQRAWQIWLNCRGADASISPELKAAVQELQSTLYGVNQSAGWQGARLAAAFRANRRTDKKSGRKKQSALPALNPK, encoded by the coding sequence ATGAGAGTCTCTTTGTTTCTGATGCTGTTACTGATGAACTCACTGACGCGGACACTGGTCGCTGCGGAAGTGGAACCGGCATCAATCCAGATCAAGGAGCAAACCTGGTGGGTGGGGCAGCAGGTTCCCTTTACGGTGCAGTTGCGGGCACCGGGTTCGTTTTCCGGGGCGGCGGTGTTTTCCCTGCCTGAGATTCCGCGGGTGGTGATTATTAAAACGGGTAGCCCGGTGGTGTCTTCCGAAGAGATAGAGGGCAAGACCTGGTTCGTGCAGACGCATGACTTTGCTCTGTTCTCGCAACAGAGTGGAACGGTGACGATCCCGGAGTCCACAGTGCGGTTCAGTCATAAAGATGGTTTTACCGGACCGGTGCACGATCAGAGTGCGCAGGTGCCCGCAGCCCAGGTGAAAATCGAGCGACCGCCGGGCAATTCTGCCCAGGACTTTCTGGTCACCACCGGCTCATTCAAACTTAAGGAACGCTGGGATCCCCAACCGGGGAGTGCCGCGCAAGGAGCCGTGTTTCAGCGGACGATTAGCCAGGAGGCGGACCAGGTAACCGGGATGGCACTGGCGCCTCCCCCTGAAGCGGTGCCTGCGGGGGTGCGGCTCTACCTGGGGCAGCCGACGGTGAGTGACAAGACGGAGCGTGGTGCTTTCATCGGAACGCGCGTGGATACCTTGACCTATCAGTTGCAGGAAGCGGGGACCTGGACCTTGCCGGCGATTCGCTACCAGTGGTGGGACCCGGAGAAGAAAGCCTTCGGCTCCCAGACGCTGCCGGCGGTGACGTTTGAAGTGCAAGGGACTGCCGTTCCTGTCACAGATGTTCCTGCAGAGGCTTCCCCGAAATCGATTTATATCAGGTTGGCAGTTCTCGGCACTTGCCTGGTTGTTATGTACTGGCAACGAAGACGAATCAGGAACGGCCTGCGCTGGATCGGACAACACTGGAATTCACCGGAGCGCGTGGCCGCGCGAAAGCTGCTGGCCGGTTGCCGGGCCAATGATCCTCATGCAACTCAAAGAGCCTGGCAGATCTGGTTGAACTGCCGGGGAGCGGATGCTTCAATCAGCCCGGAACTCAAAGCAGCGGTGCAGGAACTTCAGAGCACGTTGTATGGTGTGAATCAGTCGGCAGGCTGGCAGGGAGCGAGACTGGCGGCAGCCTTTCGCGCGAATCGGAGAACGGACAAAAAGTCTGGTCGGAAGAAACAGAGTGCGTTGCCGGCGCTGAACCCGAAATGA
- a CDS encoding tetratricopeptide repeat protein, producing MRVSLVLIVALSWTGWWLTPDQRGQRLFRDKQYRQAAEVFTDPDWQGAAWYRAGEFEKAAQAFARGSSPEARFNVGNAWMLLGKYEQAIAEYERALKLRPDWKAAEENRALAKARAKLRETQGGDLGDQQEGADEVVFDLNKERGGQDTQITGEQAASDNAVQAIWLRRVQTNPADFLRSKFAYQSALQQEGAAE from the coding sequence ATGAGAGTCTCCCTGGTGTTGATCGTTGCCTTATCGTGGACGGGCTGGTGGCTGACGCCGGACCAGCGGGGGCAGCGTCTGTTTCGAGACAAACAATATCGTCAGGCGGCAGAAGTGTTTACGGATCCTGATTGGCAGGGGGCGGCCTGGTACCGGGCAGGAGAATTCGAAAAAGCGGCGCAGGCCTTTGCTCGGGGTTCGAGTCCCGAGGCGCGGTTTAATGTGGGGAACGCCTGGATGCTGCTGGGGAAATATGAGCAGGCGATTGCGGAATACGAACGGGCGTTGAAGCTGCGACCGGACTGGAAAGCGGCGGAGGAGAATCGTGCGCTGGCAAAAGCCCGGGCGAAACTGAGGGAAACCCAAGGGGGCGACCTCGGCGATCAGCAGGAAGGTGCCGACGAAGTGGTGTTCGACCTTAATAAAGAACGCGGGGGACAGGATACTCAAATTACCGGGGAGCAGGCGGCGTCGGATAACGCCGTTCAGGCGATCTGGTTGCGACGCGTGCAGACGAACCCAGCTGACTTTCTCCGCTCCAAGTTCGCATATCAGTCTGCACTGCAGCAGGAAGGAGCAGCGGAATGA
- a CDS encoding VWA domain-containing protein: protein MMEAFSQLHFIRPGWLWLLPLIGGLWWLWRRHTTPLRGWREQIAPELLQAMTVRNSTRQDYSALVLLAGWLLAVIAIAGPTWKQKPNPFAADAAPLMILLKADKSMDQPDPLPSAIERARLKVDDLVRIRQGQPVGLIAYAGSAHLVLPPTRDTSIVAEMAAQISSGIMPEPGDRLDLALEKADEILKGGDAGGTVLVIADSVTDDAASLVKAGQKNGAFPIQFLALRNDPSLQRAAEAVQASLVELTPDDADVTAIAKAAERKSVVGVAGEDQRWEEMGYWLVPFLAVIVAAGFRREKQFNGREVQ, encoded by the coding sequence ATGATGGAGGCCTTCAGCCAGTTGCATTTCATTCGACCGGGCTGGTTGTGGCTGCTGCCACTGATTGGTGGACTGTGGTGGCTCTGGCGTCGGCATACGACGCCACTGCGGGGCTGGCGCGAACAGATCGCTCCTGAACTGCTGCAGGCGATGACCGTGCGGAATTCGACACGTCAGGACTATTCGGCCCTGGTGTTACTCGCCGGTTGGTTGCTGGCGGTGATCGCGATAGCGGGGCCCACCTGGAAACAGAAACCGAATCCATTTGCCGCCGATGCGGCGCCGTTGATGATTCTGCTCAAAGCGGACAAGAGCATGGATCAGCCGGATCCGCTGCCATCAGCAATTGAGCGGGCCCGATTGAAAGTGGACGACCTGGTTCGAATCCGCCAGGGACAACCGGTGGGACTGATTGCTTACGCGGGGTCGGCGCATCTGGTGTTGCCTCCCACACGGGATACGTCGATTGTGGCCGAGATGGCGGCGCAGATCAGTTCGGGTATCATGCCTGAGCCCGGAGATCGGCTCGATCTGGCATTGGAGAAAGCGGATGAGATCCTGAAGGGGGGCGATGCGGGCGGAACGGTGCTGGTGATAGCAGACAGCGTGACAGACGATGCTGCATCACTGGTCAAAGCGGGACAGAAAAACGGTGCGTTTCCGATTCAGTTTCTAGCACTGCGCAATGATCCTTCTTTGCAACGGGCGGCTGAAGCGGTACAGGCCTCCCTGGTGGAACTGACGCCGGACGATGCTGATGTGACCGCGATCGCGAAAGCGGCCGAGCGGAAGTCAGTGGTGGGAGTGGCAGGTGAAGATCAGCGTTGGGAGGAAATGGGATACTGGCTGGTGCCTTTCCTGGCGGTGATTGTGGCGGCCGGGTTCCGTCGTGAGAAACAGTTCAACGGCAGGGAGGTCCAATGA
- a CDS encoding VWA domain-containing protein: MFAFAYPWIFALLPVPWLVRYFLPARESSGVAVRVPFGERLTAVMRNQAPVTTAVRQSRQLLVPALIWGLVLCGLARPQWIEPPVVKEEPTRDLLLLVDLSSSMDEKDFVNPAGKAITRLEAVKEVLGDFLVRRKGDRVGLVVFGSAPYLQAPFSTDLSLVRTLLDECQVGMAGPQTAFGDAIGLGVNLFQESKVPAKTIIALTDGNDTKSQVPPVEAARIAAQREIRIHTVAIGDPTTAGEDKLDTETLKEVARVAHGSYFFAGDRKQLEQIYQELDQIETREVKTISHRPRRDLYYYFLMAALFLSLLEKTLVVLRARREPSMKQTSAEVRVNPASGQLEVVS; the protein is encoded by the coding sequence ATGTTTGCCTTTGCTTATCCCTGGATCTTCGCTTTACTGCCGGTGCCCTGGCTGGTGAGATATTTTCTCCCGGCCCGGGAATCGAGTGGGGTCGCGGTGCGGGTTCCCTTTGGGGAGCGACTGACGGCTGTGATGCGGAACCAGGCGCCCGTGACTACTGCGGTCAGGCAGTCACGCCAACTGCTGGTGCCGGCGCTGATCTGGGGGCTGGTACTGTGTGGACTGGCACGTCCGCAATGGATCGAGCCGCCTGTGGTGAAAGAGGAGCCGACCCGCGATCTGCTGCTGCTGGTCGATCTGTCGAGTTCGATGGACGAGAAGGATTTCGTCAACCCGGCCGGTAAGGCGATCACACGGCTGGAAGCAGTGAAAGAGGTGCTCGGTGATTTCCTGGTTCGCAGGAAGGGGGACCGGGTGGGACTGGTGGTGTTTGGCTCCGCCCCCTATCTGCAGGCGCCCTTTTCGACTGATCTTTCGCTGGTGCGGACACTGCTCGATGAATGCCAGGTGGGGATGGCGGGGCCGCAGACTGCCTTTGGTGATGCGATCGGGCTGGGGGTGAACCTGTTTCAGGAGAGTAAGGTTCCCGCCAAAACCATCATTGCGCTGACGGATGGAAACGATACCAAAAGCCAGGTTCCGCCTGTCGAGGCTGCGCGGATTGCTGCCCAGCGGGAGATCCGGATTCATACCGTGGCGATAGGGGATCCGACGACCGCCGGTGAAGACAAGCTGGACACCGAGACATTGAAAGAGGTGGCCCGGGTGGCCCACGGATCTTATTTCTTTGCCGGCGACCGGAAGCAGCTGGAGCAGATTTACCAGGAACTGGACCAGATCGAAACACGAGAAGTGAAGACGATCAGTCATCGACCGCGGCGGGATCTGTATTATTATTTTCTGATGGCGGCGCTGTTCCTGTCGCTACTGGAGAAGACGCTGGTGGTCTTACGTGCCCGCAGGGAGCCCTCTATGAAACAGACGTCGGCGGAAGTGCGGGTGAACCCGGCGAGCGGTCAACTGGAGGTGGTGTCATGA
- a CDS encoding DUF4381 domain-containing protein translates to MKNDATSLDRMHDIVLPDAIPWWPPAPGWYVVLAALAGLVLYLSYRGWRHWEANRYRRQALRELEQVHSILEVSELLRRTALMLVPRAEVAAQTGAAWPGWLAAHAPVAMDEQISWQLTVGVYDGSPGEIEGLKQYAASWIQQHRFPELQQRESR, encoded by the coding sequence ATGAAAAACGACGCAACCAGCCTGGACCGGATGCATGACATTGTGCTGCCGGATGCAATTCCCTGGTGGCCACCGGCGCCCGGCTGGTACGTGGTGCTAGCAGCACTGGCAGGGCTGGTGCTGTATCTGTCGTACCGGGGTTGGCGACACTGGGAGGCGAATCGCTATCGTCGTCAGGCACTGCGGGAACTGGAACAGGTACATTCGATATTAGAAGTATCGGAACTGTTAAGACGCACGGCGCTGATGCTGGTTCCTCGCGCGGAAGTCGCAGCGCAGACCGGAGCCGCCTGGCCCGGGTGGCTGGCGGCGCACGCACCTGTCGCGATGGACGAGCAGATTTCCTGGCAATTGACGGTGGGCGTTTACGATGGTTCACCGGGTGAGATAGAGGGACTGAAACAGTACGCCGCCAGCTGGATTCAACAACATCGATTTCCCGAACTGCAGCAGAGGGAATCAAGATAA
- a CDS encoding DUF58 domain-containing protein: MSAAVSITLEKLILMKAEARGFSLLPRQPVTSLLAGRHASRLRGRGLTFEELRHYHEGDDVRSIDWRATARLRSPHVRVFSEERERPVLFVVDQRLPMFFGSRRAMKSVVAAELAALGAWRSLEVGDRVGGLVFNESEVVEIRPHRSRTRVLRLFHEIVNMNQRLASDQRAEGSVTLNDALEKALHLATHDYLVVLISDLDGADAETRRLSTLISTRNDMLVAAVYDPLGATLSGAPGMLAADRGELWEIPSHAAFTDQFRQAFQDRVDEWQKIFRNLKVPVMPVSTSLPAGQQVLSLLGHRARPS, encoded by the coding sequence ATGAGTGCTGCTGTTTCGATTACGCTCGAAAAACTGATTCTAATGAAGGCCGAAGCGCGCGGCTTTTCGCTGCTGCCACGGCAGCCGGTCACTTCGTTGCTGGCGGGGCGACATGCTTCGCGTCTGCGGGGGCGGGGGCTGACGTTCGAGGAGCTGCGGCACTATCACGAAGGAGACGACGTCCGTTCGATCGACTGGAGGGCGACGGCTCGACTTCGTTCGCCACACGTGCGGGTCTTCAGTGAAGAGCGGGAACGGCCGGTGCTGTTTGTAGTGGATCAGCGGCTACCCATGTTTTTCGGATCGCGGCGGGCGATGAAATCGGTCGTGGCGGCAGAACTGGCGGCCCTAGGGGCCTGGCGTTCTCTCGAAGTGGGAGACCGCGTCGGGGGGCTGGTATTCAACGAAAGCGAAGTCGTGGAGATCCGACCGCACCGCAGCCGGACACGTGTGCTGCGGCTGTTTCATGAGATCGTCAACATGAACCAGCGGCTGGCTTCCGACCAGCGTGCGGAAGGAAGCGTCACGTTAAACGACGCGCTGGAGAAGGCCCTGCATCTGGCGACACATGACTACCTCGTGGTCCTGATCAGTGACCTGGATGGTGCGGATGCGGAAACGCGTCGGCTTTCGACTTTGATTTCCACCCGCAATGATATGCTGGTGGCCGCCGTTTATGATCCGCTGGGGGCGACGCTGTCCGGGGCACCGGGCATGCTGGCAGCCGATCGGGGGGAGCTGTGGGAAATTCCCAGTCACGCTGCCTTTACAGACCAGTTTCGACAGGCCTTCCAGGACCGTGTGGATGAATGGCAGAAAATATTTCGTAATCTGAAGGTGCCCGTGATGCCTGTTTCTACGTCACTGCCGGCAGGCCAACAGGTGCTTTCTCTGCTGGGACACAGGGCGCGACCCTCATGA
- a CDS encoding AAA family ATPase: MNPRESILQISTAMNAAILGQEPVVERLLIALLADGHVLLEGLPGTAKTRSIKTLSSLIESHFSRVQFTPDLLPSDVTGSEIYREQNATFEFQQGPVFGNLVLADEINRAPAKVQSSLLEAMEERQVTVAGKTHRLPNLFLVLATQNPIEQEGTYPLPEAQMDRFLLYVNVDYPIGENELAIMRLVRQEKAAAVKKLPVPISQDVIFEARKQIFEIHVAEAAEQYIVDLVLATRNPERREGKLASWIRLGASPRGTIALDAAARAHAWLNNQDFVSPDNIRAVAPACLAHRVHLSYEAEAEGVSRTDVIEELLKTVVAV; this comes from the coding sequence ATGAATCCGCGTGAATCGATTCTGCAAATTTCAACAGCGATGAATGCCGCTATTCTGGGGCAGGAACCTGTCGTGGAAAGGCTGCTGATTGCTCTTCTGGCGGACGGCCATGTGTTGTTGGAAGGCTTACCCGGCACAGCGAAAACGCGATCAATCAAAACGCTGTCGAGTCTCATCGAAAGCCATTTCAGTCGTGTGCAGTTTACCCCGGACCTGCTGCCTTCGGATGTGACGGGCTCGGAAATCTACCGCGAACAGAACGCGACGTTCGAGTTTCAGCAGGGCCCGGTGTTCGGAAACCTGGTCCTGGCGGATGAGATCAATCGTGCCCCGGCGAAAGTGCAGTCCTCACTCTTGGAAGCGATGGAGGAACGCCAGGTCACGGTGGCGGGCAAGACACATCGACTACCGAATCTGTTTCTGGTGCTGGCGACCCAAAACCCAATCGAACAGGAAGGGACTTACCCGCTGCCCGAGGCACAGATGGACCGGTTTCTGCTCTATGTGAATGTGGATTATCCCATCGGTGAGAATGAGCTGGCCATCATGCGGCTGGTACGTCAGGAAAAAGCGGCGGCAGTAAAAAAGTTACCGGTTCCCATTTCGCAGGACGTGATCTTCGAGGCGCGGAAGCAGATTTTTGAGATCCACGTGGCGGAAGCGGCAGAACAGTATATCGTCGATCTGGTACTGGCCACGCGCAACCCGGAGCGACGGGAGGGGAAACTGGCCAGCTGGATTCGCCTGGGGGCCAGTCCGCGGGGAACGATTGCCCTGGATGCGGCTGCACGGGCACATGCCTGGCTGAACAACCAGGACTTTGTCTCGCCGGACAACATCCGTGCGGTTGCACCGGCATGCCTGGCACATCGGGTACATCTGAGCTACGAAGCCGAGGCGGAGGGAGTCTCCCGGACTGATGTGATTGAAGAACTTCTGAAAACGGTCGTTGCCGTCTGA